The Primulina tabacum isolate GXHZ01 chromosome 16, ASM2559414v2, whole genome shotgun sequence genome window below encodes:
- the LOC142529022 gene encoding psbP domain-containing protein 3, chloroplastic, whose translation MASVSFMPSHFLLSHSLLQGLRRNKNSSILCCKKHGLDQKICVSVREEEHVTRRREFLFQVVSAAFIFPAVAPVALDADTEVAEDFRVYTDEVNKYRIEIPQDWQVGTGEGDGVRSLIAFYPEEASNSNVSILITGLGADFTRLESFGKVDAFAESLVGGLDRSWQRPPGVAAKLIDSKSSNGLYYIEYTLKNPGESRRHLLSVLGMANNGFYNRLYTITGQFVDEEEEKFGSKIRKAVSSFRLT comes from the exons ATGGCTTCCGTTTCTTTTATGCCTTCACATTTTCTACTCTCCCACTCTCTTCTTCAAG GTCTTAGAAGGAACAAGAATTCCAGCATTCTCTGCTGCAAGAAACATGGGCTCGATCAGAAAAtctg TGTGAGTGTTCGGGAAGAAGAACATGTGACCAGAAGGAGAGAATTCTTGTTTCAGGTGGTTTCCGCTgcttttatttttcctgcagtTGCTCCAGTTGCATTGGACGCTGATACAG AGGTGGCGGAGGATTTTCGTGTCTACACTGATGAAGTGAACAAGTATCGAATCGAGATTCCTCAAG ATTGGCAAGTAGGAACTGGAGAAGGTGACGGAGTGAGGTCACTTATAGCATTTTATCCTGAAGAAGCTTCCAATTCAAATG TGAGCATATTGATCACAGGCCTTGGCGCTGATTTCACCAGATTGGAATCCTTTGGCAAAGTTGATGCATTTGCAGAGAGCCTG GTCGGTGGATTAGACAGAAGTTGGCAGAGGCCCCCGGGCGTTGCAGCCAAACTCATTGACAGCAAATCCTCTAATG GATTGTATTATATCGAGTACACGTTGAAAAATCCGGGTGAGAGCCGTAGGCATTTGCTTTCAGTACTTGGGATGGCAAATAATGGCTTCTACAACCGATTATATACAATTACCGGACAG TTTGTTGATGAAGAGGAAGAAAAATTTGGTTCCAAGATTCGGAAA GCTGTTTCTTCGTTCAGACTGACTTGA